In Cerasicoccus sp. TK19100, one DNA window encodes the following:
- a CDS encoding DUF4469 domain-containing protein: MNTNTLKYTLSPNPLTGDSFRAIMTPARAVDIEGIIKQMKILGSTVTEADIRAVVTELLRVVEIQLLGGRSVNLGGIVRLWFGIRGEFADEHDYYDESRHELYLHANAGLAFRKRIQNKIVTQKVETVDRVPKLYRVIDKGSGQESATITPARNAIIKGKRLKFNEDQPDEGVFFINLADRSETRATEITRNDPQELTFLVPPELPAGADFQLVVRTRELGTNGLRSGVLDATLSSEALAA; the protein is encoded by the coding sequence ATGAACACCAACACGCTTAAATACACCCTCAGCCCGAATCCGCTCACCGGCGATAGCTTCCGCGCGATCATGACGCCCGCCCGCGCCGTGGACATTGAGGGCATCATCAAACAAATGAAAATCCTCGGCTCCACCGTGACCGAGGCCGACATCCGCGCCGTCGTCACCGAGCTGCTCCGCGTCGTCGAGATCCAGCTCCTCGGCGGGCGCAGCGTCAACCTCGGCGGCATTGTCCGCCTGTGGTTTGGCATTCGCGGCGAGTTCGCCGACGAGCACGACTACTACGATGAGAGCCGCCACGAGCTCTACCTCCACGCCAACGCCGGGCTGGCCTTCCGCAAACGCATCCAAAACAAGATCGTCACGCAAAAGGTGGAAACCGTCGACCGCGTGCCGAAGCTCTACCGCGTGATCGACAAGGGCTCCGGCCAGGAGAGCGCCACCATCACGCCGGCCCGCAACGCCATCATCAAGGGCAAGCGCCTGAAGTTCAATGAGGACCAGCCCGACGAAGGCGTGTTCTTCATCAACCTGGCCGACCGCTCGGAAACCCGCGCCACGGAGATCACCCGCAACGACCCGCAGGAGCTCACGTTCCTCGTGCCGCCCGAGCTCCCCGCCGGGGCCGACTTCCAACTGGTCGTCCGCACCCGCGAACTCGGCACCAACGGACTCCGCTCCGGCGTGCTCGATGCGACCCTCAGCAGCGAAGCCCTCGCCGCCTAA